The following are encoded together in the Equus quagga isolate Etosha38 chromosome 1, UCLA_HA_Equagga_1.0, whole genome shotgun sequence genome:
- the RAP1B gene encoding ras-related protein Rap-1b, whose protein sequence is MREYKLVVLGSGGVGKSALTVQFVQGIFVEKYDPTIEDSYRKQVEVDAQQCMLEILDTAGTEQFTAMRDLYMKNGQGFALVYSITAQSTFNDLQDLREQILRVKDTDDVPMILVGNKCDLEDERVVGKEQGQNLARQWNNCAFLESSAKSKINVNEIFYDLVRQINRKTPVPGKARKKSSCRLL, encoded by the exons actGTACAGTTTGTTCAAggaatttttgttgaaaaatatgaTCCTACAATAGAAGATTCTTACAGAAAG CAAGTTGAAGTAGATGCACAGCAGTGTATGCTTGAAATCTTGGATACTGCAGGAACG GAACAATTTACAGCAATGAGGGATTTGTACATGAAAAATGGACAAGGCTTTGCGTTAGTTTATTCCATCACAGCACAGTCCACGTTTAATGATTTGCAAGATCTGAGAGAGCAGATTCTTCGAGTTAAAGACACTGATGAT gttCCAATGATTCTGGTTGGTAATAAGTGTGACTTGGAAGATGAAAGAGTTGTAGGAAAGGAACAAGGTCAAAATCTAGCAAGACAGTGGAACAACTGTGCATTCTTAGAATCCTctgcaaaatcaaaaataaatgttaatgag ATCTTTTATGACCTAGTGAGgcaaattaacagaaaaactcCCGTGCCTGGGAAGGCCCGCAAAAAGTCGTCGTGTCGGCTGCTTTAA